One Panicum virgatum strain AP13 chromosome 9K, P.virgatum_v5, whole genome shotgun sequence genomic region harbors:
- the LOC120649563 gene encoding dihydroceramide fatty acyl 2-hydroxylase FAH1-like, which produces MVVQEFTVDLNKPLVFQVGHLEERYQEWVHQPIVSKEGPRFFGNDVLEFLTRTKWWAVPTIWLPVVCYLFAKSILMGHTVQEVVLMALFGIFIWTLIEYTLHRFLFHIETKTYWTNTAHYLLHGCHHKHPMDSLRLVFPPTATAILCFPFWNLVAFFATPSTTPALFAGGLLGYVMYDCTHYYLHHGQPSKDPAKHLKRYHLNHHFRIQDKGFGITSTLWDTVFGTLPPSTTGKKN; this is translated from the exons ATGGTTGTCCAGGAGTTCACAGTTGATCTCAACAAGCCTCTTGTTTTCCAG GTTGGCCATCTTGAGGAACGTTACCAGGAATGGGTTCACCAACCTATCGTCAGTAAGGAGGGTCCTCGTTTTTTTGGAAATGATGTCCTGGAG TTCTTGACCCGCACAAAGTGGTGGGCTGTGCCAACCATATGGCTGCCTGTTGTTTGCTACTTGTTCGCGAAATCTATTTTGATGGGCCATACCGTTCAGGAAGTAGTTCTGATGGCTCTGTTTGGAATATTTATTTGGACGTTGATTGAATATACTTTGCACCGCTTCCTATTCCACATTGAGACTAAAACCTACTG GACAAACACTGCACATTACCTTCTTCACGGATGCCACCATAAGCACCCAATGGACTCGCTCAGGCTTGTATTTCCTCCTACTGCAACAGCGATTTTGTGTTTCCCG TTCTGGAACCTTGTTGCGTTCTTTGCAACTCCATCTACCACTCCTGCATTGTTTGCGGGTGGTCTACTGGGATATGTGATGTATGATTGCACTCACTACTACCTGCACCATGGACAACCATCCAAAGACCCAGCGAAACATCTCAAG CGGTATCACCTCAATCACCACTTTAGAATCCAAGACAAGGGCTTTGGCATCACCTCAACGCTCTGGGACACTGTTTTCGGTACATTACCACCATCGACAACCGGGAAGAAGAACTGA